One genomic segment of Sorex araneus isolate mSorAra2 chromosome X, mSorAra2.pri, whole genome shotgun sequence includes these proteins:
- the LOC101558497 gene encoding heat shock transcription factor, X-linked translates to MSRAGFKGDPLPIDDVSPGLASGAILPGARHVSERGRGQRPQCAEPRSRPSPEEAAGMASPARAQTPGEPPPGCAEQGPSAPAARAEPSRQGTASPRGSEPLPTSPASPGQRPEGASVAPPPAAAAAQGSPGKEGSLETPSVFPYPESQARRRRRRRRMRKHAQNQFLYCHFPKKLWRMVSSDRFQSIRWAEDGTCICIDKQLFQREVLDKQGPDRIFHTSSMKSFERQLNLYGFTRVRPQTQSYTCLLTPEANGRYNFSKIHYYINPSFKRDNPNLLKQMRRRVRRSRRLCLDSAWNYQSSSTAAPPAQGPTLYWQQHLPSAPQGPPAPPIHPQGGPAAGLQEPNSGLPAPGAAQLDTAHESSRPLGGAHPEATEASSPRGQAFTVVVPHPVIVRPGQDPLWAVGPVISMQSPANRPEQNVTVLVPVPVVLPVLQLRVHLLPPQADPRPL, encoded by the exons ATGTCCAGGGCTGGGTTCAAAGGGGACCCCTTGCCCATTGATGACGTCAGCCCGGGCCTGGCTTCCGGCGCCATTTTGCCCGGTGCCCGCCACGTGTCCGAGCGAGGCCGTGGCCAGCGGCCACAGTGCGCAGAGCCGAGGTCGCGTCCGTCCCCGGAGGAAGCCGCGGGGATGGCCAGCCCAGCTCGGGCCCAGACCCCAGGCGAGCCCCCTCCGGGGTGCGCAGAACAGGGCCCTTCAGCGCCCGCAGCCCGCGCTGAGCCGTCCAGGCAGGGCACGGCCTCCCCTCGGGGGTCCGAGCCGCTGCCGACCAGCCCCGCCAGCCCAGGGCAGCGCCCCGAAGGCGCGTCCGTGGCGCCGCCGCCAGCAGCGGCGGCCGCCCAGGGCTCCCCGGGGAAAGAGGGTTCGCTCGAGACCCCCAGCGTCTTCCCGTACCCCGAGTCCCAggccaggcggcggcggcggcggcggcggatgCGCAAACACGCACAAAACCAATTCCTGTACTGCCACTTCCCCAAGAAGCTTTGGAGGATGGTCAGCAGCGACAGGTTCCAGTCCATCCGCTGGGCCGAAGACGGCACGTGCATCTGCATCGACAAGCAGCTCTTCCAGCGCGAGGTCCTGGACAAGCAGGGCCCCGACCGCATCTTCCACACGAGCAGCATGAAGAGCTTCGAGCGCCAGCTCAACCTGTACGGCTTCACCAGGGTGCGCCCCCAGACGCAGTCCTACACCTGCCTCCTCACGCCCGAGGCCAACGGGCGCTACAACTTCTCCAAG ATACACTACTATATTAACCCCTCATTCAAGAGGGACAACCCGAACCTCCTGAAGCAGATGCGGAGGAGGGTGAGGAGAAGCCGGAGGCTGTGCTTGGACTCAGCTTGGAACTACCAGAGCAGTTCCACAGCGGCGCCCCCTGCACAGGGACCCACACTCTACTGGCAGCAGCATCTGCCATCTGCCCCGCAGGGGCCGCCGGCGCCTCCCATACACCCCCAAGGTGGCCCAGCTGCCGGCCTGCAGGAGCCCAACTCGGGACTGCCAGCTCCAGGTGCCGCCCAGCTGGACACTGCACACGAGTCCAGCCGACCCCTCGGCGGTGCCCACCCCGAAGCCACTGAGGCCTCCTCGCCCAGGGGCCAGGCCTTCACTGTGGTGGTCCCCCACCCTGTGATAGTGAGGCCTGGCCAGGACCCCCTGTGGGCCGTCGGCCCCGTGATTTCCATGCAGAGCCCGGCTAACAGGCCTGAGCAGAACGTCACCGTCCTGGTGCCTGTCCCCGTGGTGCTGCCCGTCCTGCAGCTTCGTGTGCACCTGCTGCCTCCCCAAgcagaccccaggcccctgtAG